CGTCTGGCGCCGCTGCCGGACGCCTGGCGGCAGGCCGAAAACTTGATCGCAGGCTGTCAGAGCCAGGTGTGGATTGTGATGCAGCGTGACGAGCGGGGACTGGTCACATTGCATGGCGACAGCGACGCCGCCATTGTGAAGGGGCTGATTGCCGTGGTGTTCAGCCTCTATCAGGGATTGACCGCGCAGGAAATCGTGACGCTGGACGTACGTCCTTTCTTTCAGGAACTGGCATTGAGCCAACACCTGACGCCGTCTCGCTCACAGGGACTGGAAGCGATGTTGCGCGCTATCCGTGCCAGGGCGATGCAGCTATCCTAAACTGAGCTGTTTTGATTGTAGAAAAGCGCCGGGCCGACAAGCCCGGTGTTTTTTTATGCCCGGCTTCCTGCCTTCACCTACGGGCGTTTAACATC
This window of the Brenneria goodwinii genome carries:
- the sufE gene encoding cysteine desulfuration protein SufE, whose protein sequence is MASLPEPQKLVRNFSRCHNWEEKYLYIIELGARLAPLPDAWRQAENLIAGCQSQVWIVMQRDERGLVTLHGDSDAAIVKGLIAVVFSLYQGLTAQEIVTLDVRPFFQELALSQHLTPSRSQGLEAMLRAIRARAMQLS